The following are from one region of the Muntiacus reevesi chromosome 3, mMunRee1.1, whole genome shotgun sequence genome:
- the LOC136165150 gene encoding UL16-binding protein 1-like isoform X2: MGASKTRLGFLVLLLIGVFSGTSSNAHSLSCNFTNDPRPRDDQPWCDVRGKMGQEFFLSCDCGTAEIKYMSPSGKEVKCMNVWETLTDVLRDIGSFLKEQTSDITLDKHIDKGPLTLQARMTCWHENNGHINGSRKFGPHRKLCLLFDSENGHWTVVNSKGRRMKEKWENDRAVTDFFREVSIGDCWAYYQAFFVHWERKLKIMASPTTGPPTVHSSAPAINHITWILLAVFTISS, translated from the exons ATGCTCATTCTCTTTCCTGTAATTTCACCAATGATCCTCGGCCCAGAGATGATCAGCCATGGTGTGACGTTCGAGGCAAAATGGGTCAAGAGTTCTTTCTCTCCTGTGACTGTGGTACAGCTGAGATCAAGTACATGAGTCCATCGGGAAAGGAAGTGAAATGTATGAACGTCTGGGAAACACTGACGGACGTACTCAGAGACATTGGAAGCTTTctcaaggagcaaacgtctgaCATTACACTGGACAAACACAtagacaagg GCCCTCTGACCCTGCAGGCCAGGATGACGTGCTGGCATGAAAACAATGGACACATCAATGGATCCAGGAAGTTTGGACCTCATAGAAAACTGTGCCTCCTCTTTGATTCGGAGAATGGACACTGGACAGTGGTTAATTCTAAAGGGAGGCGGATGAAAGAGAAGTGGGAGAATGACAGAGCCGTGACGGACTTCTTCAGGGAGGTCTCCATTGGAGACTGTTGGGCCTATTATCAGGCTTTCTTCGTGCACTGGGAGAGAAAGTTGAAGATCATGG CATCACCGACCACAGGCCCCCCTACAGTGCATTCCTCAGCTCCAGCCATCAATCACATCACCTGGATCCTCCTCGCAGTCTTCACCATTTCATCATAA
- the LOC136165150 gene encoding UL16-binding protein 1-like isoform X1: MGASKTRLGFLVLLLIGVFSGTSSNAHSLSCNFTNDPRPRDDQPWCDVRGKMGQEFFLSCDCGTAEIKYMSPSGKEVKCMNVWETLTDVLRDIGSFLKEQTSDITLDKHIDKVGSGPLTLQARMTCWHENNGHINGSRKFGPHRKLCLLFDSENGHWTVVNSKGRRMKEKWENDRAVTDFFREVSIGDCWAYYQAFFVHWERKLKIMASPTTGPPTVHSSAPAINHITWILLAVFTISS, encoded by the exons ATGCTCATTCTCTTTCCTGTAATTTCACCAATGATCCTCGGCCCAGAGATGATCAGCCATGGTGTGACGTTCGAGGCAAAATGGGTCAAGAGTTCTTTCTCTCCTGTGACTGTGGTACAGCTGAGATCAAGTACATGAGTCCATCGGGAAAGGAAGTGAAATGTATGAACGTCTGGGAAACACTGACGGACGTACTCAGAGACATTGGAAGCTTTctcaaggagcaaacgtctgaCATTACACTGGACAAACACAtagacaagg TGGGGTCAGGCCCTCTGACCCTGCAGGCCAGGATGACGTGCTGGCATGAAAACAATGGACACATCAATGGATCCAGGAAGTTTGGACCTCATAGAAAACTGTGCCTCCTCTTTGATTCGGAGAATGGACACTGGACAGTGGTTAATTCTAAAGGGAGGCGGATGAAAGAGAAGTGGGAGAATGACAGAGCCGTGACGGACTTCTTCAGGGAGGTCTCCATTGGAGACTGTTGGGCCTATTATCAGGCTTTCTTCGTGCACTGGGAGAGAAAGTTGAAGATCATGG CATCACCGACCACAGGCCCCCCTACAGTGCATTCCTCAGCTCCAGCCATCAATCACATCACCTGGATCCTCCTCGCAGTCTTCACCATTTCATCATAA
- the LOC136164155 gene encoding UL16-binding protein 3-like yields MGGSQASLCFLLPLLFYPFSATPGDAHSLSYNFTINPRPRHGQPWCEVQGEVDQKVFLSYDCGTAEIKFLSPLGEEVKSMNAWETQIDTLRDTGDLLKEEMSDVTPERYTDKVWSGPLTLQARMTCWREDNGHINGSWQFSFNGKLSLLFDSDNGHWTVVHSKGRWMKEKWENDRAVTDFFKKVSMGDCQLWYQDFLVRWEKMLKSTASPSSGPPTVQPTATAIYLITGIAVTACLVIVTCILYKRGRGPGPALPRGLPLLEAWVHQELTTLSFVDTLGQQK; encoded by the exons ATGGGGGGTTCCCAGGCCAGTCTTTGCTTTCTGCTCCCACTTCTGTTTTACCCGTTCAGTGCAACGCCAGGCG ACGCTCATTCTCTTTCCTATAATTTCACCATCAATCCTCGGCCCAGACATGGACAGCCATGGTGTGAAGTTCAAGGCGAAGTGGATCAAAAGGTCTTTCTCTCCTATGACTGTGGTACAGCTGAGATCAAGTTCCTGAGTCCATTGGGAGAGGAAGTGAAAAGTATGAACGCCTGGGAAACACAGATAGACACACTCAGAGACACTGGAGACTTGCTCAAGGAGGAAATGTCTGATGTTACaccagagagatacacagacaagg tgtGGTCAGGCCCTCTGACCCTGCAGGCCAGGATGACGTGCTGGCGTGAAGACAACGGACACATCAATGGATCCTGGCAGTTTAGCTTCAATGGAAAACTGTCCCTCCTCTTTGATTCGGACAACGGACACTGGACAGTGGTTCATTCTAAAGGGAGGTGGATGAAAGAGAAGTGGGAGAATGACAGAGCTGTGACTGACTTCTTCAAGAAGGTCTCCATGGGAGACTGTCAGCTCTGGTATCAAGATTTCTTGGTGCGCTGGGAGAAAATGTTGAAGAGCACGG CATCACCATCCTCGGGCCCCCCTACCGTGCAGCCCACGGCCACAGCCATCTATCTCATCACAGGGATCGCCGTTACAGCCTGTTTGGTCATTGTAACCTGTATCCTTTACAAGAGAG GAAGGGGGCCTGGCCCAGCCCTGCCACGGGGGCTCCCACTCTTGGAGGCATGG GTTCACCAGGAGCTCACCACCCTGAGCTTCGTGGACACACTTGGGCAGCAGAAGTAG